The DNA segment ACGTCCTCCAGCGCTACCTCCTCATCGGGAGGCACATGTCGGTTGCCGTCTTCGAGGCGCCGGACGAGCGCTCCATCTTAAAGATCACCGCGCCGTTCAGTTCGTACGGCGTTGCCCACGTCGTGCCGGCAATGACGCTCGAAGAAGCGATCAAGACGGTCTGATCCCGGGCCCTGCCCGGCACCGGAACCCCTCTCTTTTCCCGCCCTGTTCGAGTTCGCCTCCTTCCTAACCCTGCCGCGAGGCCGGGCGTGGTGAACCCCCTCGCGGCGGTGAGACCATGCGTAATTTCATAGTCCTGGAGACCGGAAACTCTATGAGCACTTATAGGATGATAGACTTCCCTGTCAGGAAGTGCTCCGGCCCCTATCCGGTCCCCAATACGATAACAATACCCGGCTGTGTGAAACGAATGTTGCAAATGATTACGTGGCTCGACAAAAACTTCAGCTCGCTCCAGCCGACGCGGGCGATCATCATGAGAGCGCTGCGCCACCTGCGCCCTGCGGATCGAAAAAAACTCTTCTCGGAGGACATCCCCGAGATGCGGACCGCCGAAGGGCGGTGGTTCGAGGCGATCGTCTACGAGATGATCCTCGATCTCTCTCTGCAGACCGATCTGGTCCTCTCCGTCGTGGCCAGGGGTGCCGACGGGCCCGCCAAAGTCCGGCGCGCGCAACTCGGTCAGAACGGGCTCTTCTACTCGAACATCGGAGACGTCAAGGTCCGGGGGAACGGCCAGGACCTCGCCGAAGTCGATCTCGTGCTCGTCGACCATACCGGGGCGCTGACGTTTGGGGAGATCATCACGTCTCCTGCCGACTTAAAAGAGTTCGAGGCGGAGATCCGCTACAAGAAGCAACTCTTCGGCTATCTCTACGGGCAGCCGACCGTGCCGTTTCTCCTCATCTCCTCGGTCGATATCTCCCGGACGGCCGTCGTCCGCCGCCTCCTCAAGGAACCGGACAACATCCTCCTCACCACGCCCACCTGCGAGGATTTGAAGGCCCTTATCCGGCAGCGGGACCTGAAGCGGAGCCCTACCCGCCGGGTCAAGCACGAAAAACTGGTATCCATCAAGGACATCCCGCCCCGCCGTCCGTTCGACTACAAGAAACTGCACGACGAGCGGCTGCAGAGCATCATCTCCACCGTCACCTCGAAGAAAGGCGTCGGGGAACTCGGCACCCCGGACGAAATCCCGCCGATCGTGAAGAAAGTCCTCTTCGGGGGGCTCTACCCCTCCGCCGTCCGGATGCTCGATGCCCGATACCCCATTCGCATCAAAGGGAAGACCTACGACCCGGATACGATCCAGAAACAGTTCTCGAAGGTCATTCTCGCCGTGAACATCCCGGATTACCGGCCGATCATCTATCTCCGGACCCGGAACAAGAAGGAGTACCTCAAGATGGTGCCGAACAAGACGGGCGGGTTCAAGTTCGAGAGCCGGCGGACGCCCCATATGGCAGGCTTCTTCCTCTGGCTCGAATCCGTTCAGCCGTCGCTCGGGGCCGAACTGACGCGGGAACTCCTCGACGCGTTCCCCGCGGTCCACGTCCTGGAATCGGTCGCGGAAAGGAAACCGTAAGGTACGTATGCGCGCCGGTCGTATGTGGGCGCATGGACTCGGACGGCGGTGATCCTGAATGGACCTGATAACGGAGATCGCCGGGTTTGTGGGGTTGACCCTGGTCGCGGTCGCGTCGATTACCGCGGTGATGAATCCGGCCTCCACGACCGCGGTCTTTACGGCGCTCACCGAGGGGATGACCCCGGACGAGCGCCGTCAGGTCATCCTTACGACGGTTAGAATATCTTTCATCGTGCTCGCCTTCTTTGCGCTGACCGGGCAACTGGTCTTCTCGATCTTCAACATAACCGTCCCGGCGTTCCAGATAGCGGGAGGCATCCTGCTCGTCACCGTGGCTACCGGGATGCTCGGTTCACGCGGCGAGTCCTATCAGGCCGGTGACCTGGAGAATATCGCCATCGTTCCGCTGGCCTTTCCGCTCTCCTGCGGGCCGGGGACGATCACGGCGGTGATTCTGCTCACGTCCGCCGGTGCATCGAGCCTGATCGCCGTCTTCCTCGGGATCGCCGTGGCTCTCGTCATCTCGTACGTCGGAATGCTTTACGGTCCCCGCATATTCGCCTTTATCGGGGAAGGAGGCCTCAGGGTCGTCCCGAAACTGATGGCGGTCATCGTTCTTGCGATAGCCATCCAGTTCATCATCAGCGGGATCGCGGAGGCGATGCCCCAGCTGCTCTCGAACGTCGACTTCGGCGGGGATGCGGGTACGGAATGACGGATGTTCAGATCGCTCTCATCCAGGCACTCCAGACCCACGCGACGTGGCTCGAAGCGCCGATGCTCTTCTTCTCGGCCCTCGGGGAACCGGAGTTCTACCTGCTCGTCATCCTGATCCTCTACTGGTGCTGGGACACGCGTCTCGGCCTCCGTCTGGCCCTCCTGATGGGAATTACCGGCGGGCTCAACGAGGCCCTCAAAGTCGCGTTCCACCTCCCCCGCCCCTACTGGGTCAGTCCGGAGGTCAGGGCGTTTGGAAGTCACCCGTCGTTCGGGCTGCCGTCGGCGCACGCTCAGGGGTCGGCGTCGTTCTGGGGGCTGCTCGCCGCCGACGCCCGGCGCAGGTGGGTCTGGGCGTTCGCGGCAGGAACGGTCTTTCTCATCGGCGGATCGAGGGTGTTTCTCGGTGTTCATTTCCCGATCGATGTCCTCGTGGGCTGGACGATCGGCGCAGCCGTCCTCCTCGCGTTCCTCGCTCTCGAGGGACCGGTGGGCCGCCGGGTCGCCGCCCTCCCGCTCTCAGGGAAGGTGCTTGCCGCATTCGCCGGCTCCCTCGCCCTGGCCATAGCCTCGTTTGCCGCTCTCGCGGCCCTCGGGGACTGGGAGGTTCCCGCCTCCTGGGCGGCGGGGGCGCTCGAGCGGTCCGGGGAGCCGATCAACCCGCTCCTTCTCCTGGACGCGGTCACGGCGTCGGGGCTCTTCTTCGGGTTTGCGGCAGGTGCGGCGGCAGACCGCCATCCGGGGAGCATGTGCGCGAGAGGGAAGGGATCGGTCCGCCTGTTCCGCTACGCCTTCGGGATCCTGATAATCGGGGCGATCTGGTACGGGCTCGGGCTCTTCGTCCCGCAGGACGCCGTTCCCGCTGCCTACCTCTTCCAGTACCTCCGGGCCGCCGTTGCCGGGGCCTGGGTCTCGTTCGGTGCCCCGGCGTTCTTCGCCCGGTACGGCCCGGGCACGTAACGCCGGGTATATATCCCCTCCGGACGAGAATTCCGTATGGATTCGACGGAAGGCGGTCTTCACGGTGCTCGAAGGGATGATCCTCTGCGTCGTGGCGATCCTGTTTGCCGTGCTTGCGGCCCACGCCCTGAACGCTCCCCCCGGCCATCCGGCGGGCTTCGTCTACTCCGCGCTCGAGGAGACCGGGGGATGCCTGATGGTCTCCGGCGAGGTCTACGGTTACGCGCTCACCGGCGGAACCGTCGACGGCGTCGCCCTCGTCTGCGACCGGCCCGATCCGTCACGGATGGGGGCGGTCACCTGCAGCGTCCGCCTCTTCGTCGGCGATATGGGGAGCGTCGATATCGGCCGCGCCGCGCTCGAGGTCGCCACCGCTGAAGGCACCGAGCGTCTCGCAAGGACTGCCGGAGCACCCGTATCGCCCGGGAACTGGACGATCGCCCGGACGGGACACACGATCCCGTTTCTGCAGGCGGACGACGACACGCTCCTCGAGCCCGGAGAACAGTTCGACCTGGTCATCTATCCATCCCGGCCGCTTGCGCCCGGCGAGAGGTTCCTGATCCGGATCGCCCCGCCCCAGATCACGCCGGTGACGGATCTCGGGTAAAAACCATCCTTCAGCAGGCTTTTATAGCCGAAAGCCGACTCACTCCTATGCTTGCAGAGGGGATCACTCTCGGCTGGATGCTGATCGTGCTCGGAGCGGTGCTGCTCCTGGTGGAGGTCTACCAGCCCGGGTTCTTCATCGCCGTCCCCGCGACGGTCATGATCATCCTCGGGGTTCTCCTCCTCCTCGGTGTCGACATCCTCTCGTCCCCCTGGGGTCTCGTCGTCGGGGTCCTCGCGGCAATCGTGGCGGCCTCGGTCACCGTGTGGCTCTACGGCCGCCTCACGCCCGGTCAGGAACCGCCGACGACCCTCTCCCGCGACTCGCTCGTCGGTCTCGAGGGAACGGTGGTCGTCCCGGTCGATCCGGAGACGCTCGTGGGGAAGGTACGGCTCGGGAGCATGGAGTGGAGCGCCCGTTCCGAGTCGGGAGAGATCCCGGTCGGGAGAAAAGTTATCGTCGTTCGCTCCGAAGGGGTGCACGTCGTTGTGAAGGAGGTAGTTTAAGATGCTTTTTACTGGAGAGGGCCCGTTGACCGGGCTCATCACGGTCTTTCTTATCATCGTCATCATCATCATCTTCGCCCGTGGCGTGGTGATCGTACAGCCCTACGAACAGGGACTTCAGATCCGCCTGGGACGCTACATCGGGAGGATGAACCCCGGCTTTCGGTGGGTCGTCCCGCTGATTACGGTAGTCAAGAAACTCGACCTCCGGACAGAGGTGATGGACGTCCCGCGGCAGGAGGTGATCACGAAGGACAACTCCCCGACGAACGTCGACGCGATCGTCTATGTCCGAATAATCGATCCCGAGAAGGCCTACTTCGAGGTGATGAACTACCGGTCGGCGACGGTGGCGCTGGCGCAGACGAGCCTGCGCGGGATCATCGGCGACATGGAACTCGACGAGGTCCTCTACAACCGGGACGTCATCAACGCCCGCCTCAGGGATATTCTGGACCGTGAGACCGATGCCTGGGGCGTCAAAGTCGAGCGAGTGGAGATCAAGGAGGTCGACCCGGTGGGTGCGGTCAAGCAGGCGATGACCGAGCAGACCGCGGCCGAGCGTGAGCGGCGTGCGGCGATCCTCCGTGCGGACGGCGAGAAGCGGGCGGCGATCCTCAAGGCGGAGGGGAGCCGGCAGAGCATCATCCTGGAGGCCGAGGGCGAGCGGCAGAGCAAGATCCTGCGGGCCGAGGGTGAACGGCTATCGAAGATCCTGCAGGCGCAGGGCGAGGCGCAGGGGCTGCGCATCCTCTCGGTCGGCGCCCGGCCGCTTGATAAGCGGGCGATCACGGTCCTCTCCCTCGACGCCTTGAAGAAGATGGCCGAGGGCCAGGCGACGAAGATCATATTCCCCTTCGAGCTCTCGAGCATTGTGAAGCAGGCCGCGGAGTACCTCGGCGCCACGACCGAGGCACCCGAAGTTCCGGAAGGAGGAGAACTGCCCCCGGAGGATATCCTCGGGGAGATCCCGGGACGGGATGTGGTCAGAACCGCTGAGGAGGCGGTAAAGAGCATCGATACCGACATCGGCGTGGAGATGCAGAAGAAGTCACGGGACCTGATCGGGAAGGGAGAGGACGAGGGGCTATAAGGCCCGGTCCCCCCCCTCTTTTATTCATCGAACCCGAATTCCACTTGACCCTGCCGAACCTGAAGCGGGAGTAATTTCTGTAATTCCAGCGTTTAAAGGGTGCAATGGCAGGCTTCCCCCGGCTGAGACTCCGGCACCACCGCTATTGTCTCACGCGAAGAACGACTGCCGATACAGCCGGGTTTTGAGAAAAACGAAGTTCTTCGAGACCGCGAAGGAGGTTATAGGTTTGCCGAAAAATACCGCCTTCGCGAAGGGGCGGCCCTTTGGGTCGGAGTTCAGGCCCCGGGGGTAAACCTCTACGCGTGGGAGAATTGAGATCGCTGCACCGCCTGGTGCAGTGAGTCTTACCCCATCGTCAGCACGAACCGCAGCGCCGCAACGATCATCGGCATCGTGATGAGGAGGATCAGCATCACCGTCACAAAGCCGCTGATCGAGGCGACGACCCGCTGCGCGTACTGCGACCAGCCCCGGCGCTCGAAGAACCGTTCCACGCCTTCCTTCATCATGTAACCGCCGTCGAGCGGGACGATCGGTATCGCGTTGAACATCCCGACCAGCAGGTTGAACCACCCGGTCCAGAAGAGGAGGTGAACCGTGCCCCAGAAGAGGGGGAACGGCTCCTCCCAGGCTATCTGCTCGGGGGTATCGGTGAGCAGGATCCCGAGCTGCTGGGTGTTGCCCTGGATGAATGCGTCGATCGGGGCTATCGTCAGGTAGAGGGGCGCAAGAAGCCCGAGATCTGCGATATTCCCGATATGTTCCTTCACCGCGGGAGCACTGTAGTAGTAGACCCCCATGAACCCGGAATCCCGGTCGCCGTTGAGCGCCTCCGGCCACTCGGAGAGGGTGAGCGTGTAGGTGCTCTCGACTCCGTCTTTTGCGGCAGTCAGCGTGACCGTCTCACCCGGCCGCGTCCCGTCCATGATCGCTGCAATCTCTTCCTGGCTTGCCACGGGAACACCGTTCACGCCCGTGATGATCGAGTAGCCGGGAATCCCCGCGTCGGCCGCGGGGTAGTCCTGGTAGACTCCCTGGACGAGCGGGACGGCAAGGGGCGCCGCCATCCCGAAGAGAAGGAACATCGCCGCAAAGCATGCGAGGCCGAAGACTATGTTGTTCGTGATCCCGGCGCCGAACATCCGGATCTTCGGCATCCCCCTGGCCGCTTCCACGTCTTCCTCGTCGGGCTCGACGAACGCCCCTATCGGGATGACGGCGATGAGGAGGCCCATGCTCTTGACCCGCATATTCTCGACCCGGGCGAGGATGGCGTGACCGAACTCGTGGATGACGATCGTGAGGAGGAGGCCGAGGAAGACGGCCGCGGTGATCGGGATCGCCTGGTTGACACCGGGTATCGCGAGGAGGTTTCTCGGGTCGTAGATCCCGGTCGGCTCCGGGGTATGCACCAGATACTGGGGAACCGCGACGAGCAGGGCGAGGGTCATGAAGGCCGAAACCACGACCACCAGCAGGACCCCGAGCGTCGCGTAAGCCCGAAGCACCGTTCCGAACTTCCGGAACCAGTCGAAGAAACCGACCCGTTCGGTCTTGATGGCGAGGATCGGGCCGAAGAACATGACGTGTTCCTTGAACAGTCCTCGTTCACGGATGTAATAAGCAATAAGGAGGTATGCCGCGACGAGGAGAAGGAGTATCTGGAGCCAGTTCATCACTCACGATTAGAGCGCGCGAGGCATAAAACCTTCCCGGTCACGTGAAATCCTGCATCGTCGTCTGACAGAGATTCGTGACCGTCTTCCAGCTCCGGCGGGCGCAGGCCGGCGGGCTTCCGTGAGAGCGGATGTAGCCCCGGAGGAACTCGATGGTCGCCGGGTCGGAGGGGTAGCCGCTCCCGATCGCTCCGTACTGCTGTTCGAGTTCCCGGATCGCCCGGTCACGGGTGACTTTCGCGACGACGCTCGCCGCGCCGACGACCTTGTGCCGGGCGTCGGCGTGGTGTTCTGCGACGATCTCGCAGGGATAGTCGAGGAGCTCCGCAACCGTCCGCCCGTAGCGTTCTGCGTTCACGTCGCAGGCGTCCACGTAGGCGTACTCCGGCTGGAGGCTCATGAGCGCCTCGGCGTGGAGTTCGGCCACGCAGGTGTTCATGCTCATCCTGCTCCGGGCATCATCGATCCCGGCGGCATCGATGGTGACGATCGCTATCGAAAAATCGCGGAAGAGAATCTCGTAGAGCGCCTCGCGCTGTTTCGGCCGGAGCACCTTCGAGTCCCTGATGGGAAGGGTCGCAAGATCTTCGATCTCGCGGCACCCGACGGCGGCGACTACCATCGGGCCGAGAACCGAACCCTTCCCCGCTTCGTCCACCCCGCAGATCACACAACCTGATTTATTCGCAAAGGTATTTCAATGCTGACGGTTGAATCCAGATGGATGTACACGATCATCATCGGCCTTGGGGGAATCGGCCGGAACCTGACTGCGATCGCCGTGAACGCCGGCGACTCCGTGGTGGTGATCGACCAGGACGAGGAACGCGCGAGCGATATCCTGGAGCACTACGACGTTCTCGCCATCACCGGGAACGCAACCGACAAATCGGTGCTCGAGGACGCGGGGATCGACCGGGCCGATGCTCTGGTCGCCACGACGAGCGACGACGCCGTGAACCTGATGACCTGCTGGCTCGCGAAACGCTACGAAGTCGGAAACGTCGTCTCGATCGTCAACCAGAAGGAGCACTCCGATCTCTTCAACGAGGTTGGGGTGAGGATCAGCGAGAACCCCGACGAGCTGGTGGCGACCCGGCTCTACTACTGGGCGAAGAGCCCGAACCTCCAGCAGGTCGCCTCGATCCCCGGCGGCACCATCTTCGAGATCGTCGCCGACGAGGGCGCGCCCATCGTCGACCACGAGATCCGCGAGCTCGAAGTCCGGGACTTCGTCTTCATCGCCATCCGGCGTGCCGGGGGCGACCTCATCATCCCGAGCGGCACCGTCCGTATCCGGCCGGGCGACGTCATCACGGTGTTCACGAAAAAAGAGGCGGAGACGGAGACCTTAAAGACCCTCAACAAGCAGTTGATACGCTCAGGATAGCGTATCTTTGAGTGCTTTGAGTTCGAGGAGCAGTTTCGGGTTCCGCTTGATCAGTTCCTTGATGAGACCCAGGACCGAGAACTCTTTGAGGCTGCTCTGGGCGATAGATTCCGCGAGGGTGTTGAGTTTCGCGTCGTCGAGGGTGACGAAGTACTCCTTGACCTTGTAGTTCCGCTCGAGGACCGTCCCCATCTTCGATGCCCGCCATTCTGCATCGTAGGGCATCAGGGCCTCTTTCGAGCAGTCGCCCGCCGCTATGCACTTCGATGCCACCTGTGCGGCGAGCCTTCCGGTATACATGGCGTTGCCGATCCCGCCGCCGGTGATGGGGTCGACGACCCTTGCCGCGTCCCCGGCGACCATGAGCCCATCGGCGACCGTGCAGGCGAGCGGCCGGCAGACCGGGACGCCGCCCGCGATCGCCTCGATTGTCTTGCCGTTCGGGAAGTTCTTTGCGACGAACCGGTCCAGGTAGTCCTTTGCCCGGGACCCGTCCCGGCTCTTGCGGCCGGAGATGCCGATCCCGACGTTTGCCGTCCGGTTGCCCTTCGGGAAGACCCAGAGGTAGCCTTCGGGCGCGATCTCGTTGCCCAGGTAGAAATCCGTCGAGCCTGCGTCGATGTCGATGTCGGTCATCAGGTACTGGGCGCAGCTCATCATCTCCCGGAGGGGGACGACGGTGTCGAGCCCGGCCCGGCGGGCAAACTGCGCTTCCGTGCCGTCGGCGGCGATGACCACCTCGGCCCGGATATCTGCCGGTATGCCGACCGAGAGCACCTTCGCACCCCGGACCGCTCCGTTCTCCATGATCGGTGCGGTCGCCCGGGTCTTGACGATCACGTCCGCCCCGGCCTCGGCCGCCTGCCAGACGAGCTCCCGGTCAAAGATTTTCCGGTCGAGGACGTAGCCGACCTCGTTTCCCGCTCTGTCCTGTTCGAGACTGATGGCGGTGCCGTTCGGTGAGATGATCCGGGCACGCTCGATATCGGCGGCAATCCAGCGTGGGTCGGGCTTGATGAACTCTTTTAAGAGTTCTTTGCCGATTCCCTCCGCACACCGGACGGGCGTGCCGATGGCGGCGCGCTTCTCGATGAGGCAGACCGTGTTTCCGGCTTCTGCTGCTGTCTTCGCCGCAAGAGCGCCGGCGGGCCCGCCCCCGATGATGAGGATATCGTAGTTATTCTTCATGGATGACCTCCAGTGCTCCGAGCGGGCACGCCCGTGCGCAGATACCGCAGGCGATGCACTCCCGCTCAAGGCTGAGGTACACATCGATCAGCTCGAGCGCATCCTCGGGACAGACTGCGACGCAGGTGCCGCAGTATCCACACTTGTCTCGGTTTATCCTGAGCATTGTACTCATAATGTCTTCTGTCCCGCAAAAACCTTTATGCTCCTCGCGCGAGTTGCAGCACCAGAATCTTCGTCCCTGATGCCGGATCTGTGCACCGTCGTCCCGCGCCGCCCGGAGCCGGGCGGCGAGACGGCCCACTGCTCCATTAAATAGGAGTTAGCACAAATTTATCTGGGTAACGTGAATGCCATGGGATTGAAGGGCGGACCAACGCAGGACGAAGTCATGGCCGTCTCGCTCGCAAAACTCGGCATCCTCCCGGGCGACCGGGTGGCCGATATCGGGTGCGGGACGGGAAAGATTGCTGTCGCTGCATCGAAGACGGCGGAGCGGGTCTACGCGATCGACCGCCGATCGGAGGCGATCGCGTATGCCCGGGCCGAGGCGGCTCGCGCCGGTGCAGAGAACATCGAGTTCTTCGAGGGCGATGCGGTGGAGATCCTCCCGGATCTGGGGGCGCTCGACGCCGCCTTTGTCGGGGGCTCCCGCCGCCTGCCGGAGGTCCTCGACCTCCTCGCCGACCGGGTGCGGGGAAAGATCGTCGTGAACGCGGTGATGGTCGGGACGCTTCATGAGGCGATAGCGAGCATGCAGCGTCTCGGGATCTTCGAGGAAGCCGTCCACCTCCAGGTCTCGCGGTCGGCGGGGATCGCCGGCGGGGTGATGTTCAAACCCATCAATCCCGTCTACATCGTCGTCGGGGGTGCCGGATGCTCGTAGGCGTGGGGCTCGGGCCCGGCGACCCGGAACTCCTGACCCTCAGGGCGGTCAGGCTCCTTCGCGAAGCATCGGCGGTCTTTGTCCCCGGAAATCTTGCCTACGACCTGGTGCGGCCGTACCGCCCCGACGCCGTCGTCCTCAACTTCCCGATGACGAACGACGAGGACTACATCAGAACGTGCATGGAAGAGAACGCCGACCGGATTGCGCCGCACGCAGCGGACGGTCTCTCGGTATTCGGGATCCTCGGCGACCCGAACTTTTACTCGACATTCTCGCGGCTCTGCGAGGTGATCGCTGCCCGTTACCCGGAAGTCGCGTTTGCGACCGAGCCCGGGATCAGTTCCATCACGGCGTTTGCGTCGGTCGCGAACGTCCCGGTGGCCGGCGGATTTCTTGTCTCCGACGGGAACGGGCCGGAATCCCGGATCTTCATGAAAGTCAGGAAGCCGGCGGCGCTCGCGGCCTCTCTCTCGGAGGAGGGCTACTCGGAGTTCGTCCTCGTCGAGCGGATGTTCATGCCGGAGCAGCGGGTCTACCGGGGGGGCGATCTCCCCGAGAAGAGCGACTACTTCTCGATCCTCTTTGCGAGGCGGCCGCATGCTTAAATTCTCCATCGTGGGTGCGGGGCCGGGGGCGCCCGACCTCATCACCGTCCGGGGGATGGACCTCCTCCGGCGGGCGGACGTCCTCATCTACGCGGGTTCGCTCGTGAACCCGGCACTCGTGGAGGAATCGGGCGCGGGCGTGAGACTCGACAGCTGGGGGATGACCCTTGACGAGATCGTCGATGCCATCGAAGAGCACGTCCGTGCCGGCAAACTCGTCGTCCGTCTCCACTCCGGCGACCCGGCGCTCTACGGCGCGATCGTGGAGCAGATGGCGGAACTCGAGCGGCGCGGGATCGAGGCCGAGATCGTCCCCGGGGTCTCGTCGCTCTTTGCGGCCGCGGCGGCCTTAAAGACCCAGTTCACCCTCCGCGACGTCTCCGAGAGCCTGATCGTCACCCGCCCGGCGGGAGCGACGCTTGAATCGGACCTGATCCCCGAGTTATCCCGGCTCGGACAGACGATGGTGGTCTTCCTCGGAACGGAGCGAATGGAGGAGATCCTCGCCCGGGTGGAGTGCCCGCCCGATACCCCGGCGGCGGTCGTCTACCACGCTTCCTGGCCCGACCAGAAAGTCGTCCGGGGAACGGTGGCCGACATCGCACAAAAGGCCCGGGCGGCCGGGATCGAGCGGACGGCGCTGATCGTGATCGGGCGAGTGGTGGATCCGGCAACGTCCGGGTTCGGGAGGTCGGTCCTCTACTCATGACCGGGACAGTCGTGATCGCGCTCGAGCGGTTCCTCCCCGACGCCCGCCGGATCGCGGACGCTCTCGGTGCCGACGTCCTCTCCTACGGCCCGGACGTGTTCCGGGCGGCGTTTGCCGGCTACGGCCGGATCGTCGCCCTGATGTCGGCCGGGATCGCCGTCCGGGGGATAGCGCCCCTCCTCACCGACAAGTGGCGCGACCCGGCGGTGGTGGTGGTCGGGCCGGACCTCCGCTACGCCGTCCCGGTCGTCGGCGGGCACCACGGCGGAAACGACCTTGCCCGGGAACTCGCCGCTCTCGGGATCGAGCCGGTGATCACGACCGCGACCGAGACCCGGGGGCGGGAATCGGTCGAGGGGCTTGCCGCCCGCACGGGGTGCGAGATCGTGAACCGCGACTCCACCCGGGCGGTGAACGCCGCGATGCTGGACGGTGACGTTCCCCTCTACGCCGTCGCCGGCCCAGGGTTCGTCGTCGCGGGCCCGGGTGTCTCCCTCCTCGTCAGGAAGGGCGAGCACGTCGTCGGCGTCGGGTGCCGCAAGGGCGTCGACGCGGCCGAGGTGGAAGAAGCCGTCCGGCGGGCACTTCGTGAGGCCGGGATCGCCCCGGACGAGGTTCTCGTCTACGCGACGACCGCAAAAAAGCGCGGCGAGGCGGGGCTTCTCGATGCCGTCGCGAACCTGGGCGGCAACCTCGTCTTCTTAGACGACGGGACATTGAACGCACAGGAGGCTCCGTCGCCCTCGCGGGCCCCGCTGATCGGGCTTGCCGGGGTCGCGGAACCCGCGGCTCTCGCGATCGCGAAGCGCAAAGTTCTGGTTCTCGTCAAACAGACATATGGTGGTGTCACTGTTGCAATCGCACGATAGCGGCGGAGGAAGGCTGTACATCGTCGGCACCGGCCCCGGCAACCTGCTGCAGATGACGCCCCGCGCCTTGAAAGCCCTCGGCGAGGCCGACTGCGTCATCGGCAACGGGTTCTACCTCGATCTCGTCGAGCCGATGCTCGCCGGGAAAGAGGTCGTCCGGAGCAGTATGGGCAAGGAGGTCGACCGGGCGGCAAAAGCGCTCGACCTCGCGCGCGACCGTGTCGTCGCGATGGTGAGCGGCGGCGACGCCGGGGTCTACGGGATGGCGAGCATCGTCCTCGAGGTGGCCGAACGGTCGGGCTCGACGGTCGCGGTCGCGGTCGTCCCCGGGATCACGGCAGCGGTCTCGGCGGCGGCACGGCTCGGTTCGCCGCTCTCGGGCGACTACGTCACGATGAGCCTCTCGGATCTCCTGACCCCCCGGGAGGAGATCGAGCGGAGGCTCGACCTCGCGTTCCGGATGCGGGTGCCGGTCGTCCTCTACAACCCCCGTTCGAGAGGAAGGCCGCACAACCTTGAT comes from the Methanoculleus marisnigri JR1 genome and includes:
- a CDS encoding NAD(P)/FAD-dependent oxidoreductase, yielding MKNNYDILIIGGGPAGALAAKTAAEAGNTVCLIEKRAAIGTPVRCAEGIGKELLKEFIKPDPRWIAADIERARIISPNGTAISLEQDRAGNEVGYVLDRKIFDRELVWQAAEAGADVIVKTRATAPIMENGAVRGAKVLSVGIPADIRAEVVIAADGTEAQFARRAGLDTVVPLREMMSCAQYLMTDIDIDAGSTDFYLGNEIAPEGYLWVFPKGNRTANVGIGISGRKSRDGSRAKDYLDRFVAKNFPNGKTIEAIAGGVPVCRPLACTVADGLMVAGDAARVVDPITGGGIGNAMYTGRLAAQVASKCIAAGDCSKEALMPYDAEWRASKMGTVLERNYKVKEYFVTLDDAKLNTLAESIAQSSLKEFSVLGLIKELIKRNPKLLLELKALKDTLS
- a CDS encoding 4Fe-4S binding protein, whose amino-acid sequence is MLRINRDKCGYCGTCVAVCPEDALELIDVYLSLERECIACGICARACPLGALEVIHEE
- the cbiT gene encoding precorrin-6Y C5,15-methyltransferase (decarboxylating) subunit CbiT, with the translated sequence MGLKGGPTQDEVMAVSLAKLGILPGDRVADIGCGTGKIAVAASKTAERVYAIDRRSEAIAYARAEAARAGAENIEFFEGDAVEILPDLGALDAAFVGGSRRLPEVLDLLADRVRGKIVVNAVMVGTLHEAIASMQRLGIFEEAVHLQVSRSAGIAGGVMFKPINPVYIVVGGAGCS
- a CDS encoding cobalt-factor II C(20)-methyltransferase — translated: MLVGVGLGPGDPELLTLRAVRLLREASAVFVPGNLAYDLVRPYRPDAVVLNFPMTNDEDYIRTCMEENADRIAPHAADGLSVFGILGDPNFYSTFSRLCEVIAARYPEVAFATEPGISSITAFASVANVPVAGGFLVSDGNGPESRIFMKVRKPAALAASLSEEGYSEFVLVERMFMPEQRVYRGGDLPEKSDYFSILFARRPHA
- a CDS encoding cobalt-precorrin-4/precorrin-4 C(11)-methyltransferase, whose product is MLKFSIVGAGPGAPDLITVRGMDLLRRADVLIYAGSLVNPALVEESGAGVRLDSWGMTLDEIVDAIEEHVRAGKLVVRLHSGDPALYGAIVEQMAELERRGIEAEIVPGVSSLFAAAAALKTQFTLRDVSESLIVTRPAGATLESDLIPELSRLGQTMVVFLGTERMEEILARVECPPDTPAAVVYHASWPDQKVVRGTVADIAQKARAAGIERTALIVIGRVVDPATSGFGRSVLYS
- the cbiG gene encoding cobalt-precorrin 5A hydrolase; the protein is MTGTVVIALERFLPDARRIADALGADVLSYGPDVFRAAFAGYGRIVALMSAGIAVRGIAPLLTDKWRDPAVVVVGPDLRYAVPVVGGHHGGNDLARELAALGIEPVITTATETRGRESVEGLAARTGCEIVNRDSTRAVNAAMLDGDVPLYAVAGPGFVVAGPGVSLLVRKGEHVVGVGCRKGVDAAEVEEAVRRALREAGIAPDEVLVYATTAKKRGEAGLLDAVANLGGNLVFLDDGTLNAQEAPSPSRAPLIGLAGVAEPAALAIAKRKVLVLVKQTYGGVTVAIAR
- the cobJ gene encoding precorrin-3B C(17)-methyltransferase; amino-acid sequence: MVVSLLQSHDSGGGRLYIVGTGPGNLLQMTPRALKALGEADCVIGNGFYLDLVEPMLAGKEVVRSSMGKEVDRAAKALDLARDRVVAMVSGGDAGVYGMASIVLEVAERSGSTVAVAVVPGITAAVSAAARLGSPLSGDYVTMSLSDLLTPREEIERRLDLAFRMRVPVVLYNPRSRGRPHNLDAAVGIARRHLLETTPVGVIKNAYREGEERLITTLGEFEDHFAFVDMHSIVFIGGEETRIWRDENGARGIITPRGYHRKYVY